Proteins from one Syngnathus scovelli strain Florida chromosome 9, RoL_Ssco_1.2, whole genome shotgun sequence genomic window:
- the LOC125974991 gene encoding LOW QUALITY PROTEIN: interferon-inducible GTPase 5-like (The sequence of the model RefSeq protein was modified relative to this genomic sequence to represent the inferred CDS: deleted 1 base in 1 codon), whose product MYRVFLNRLSFFGLRGSASRTDTRKQLQNQLLRCDAMVDVLKGVNLLESLKNSTELTRLSAIKDAVEDLLISRLNLAVIGQRSEEKRAFTDSLLGVSAGDQGAACSSTAAAEDLRCYPNPVHPDFRLWDLPPVPAVSPFEPDLYMDAVKFLRYNVVFLTFTRTPPPSVAALLLRASSLRLQTLYLTLLVCGKEEDLESTRKDSIEALKALGVTQPKVYLVSPSALEALDFPALLEDLAKDLPEIRWYALLMALPTLTAALVTQKKEAFGALAWVAASLSAGISAVPVPLVASAVDSSLAVRVLCKAQASLCLDDASVERLARRRGREPARLKALRVCPLSAQVTKAEVRRRLAAATAEKDCSALSSRLVQMAMPRHARSAGRSFAAMLHALNGAIADMAADAENVLASALA is encoded by the exons CCATGGTGGATGTTCTCAAAGGCGTGAACCTGCTGGAGAGCCTCAAAAACTCCACGGAGCTCACCCGGTTGTCGGCGATCAAAGACGCGGTCGAGGACCTCCTCATCAGCAGGCTCAACTTGGCAGTGATAGGCCAACGCTCCGAGGAGAAGAGGGCCTTCACGGACTCCCTTCTTGGGGTGTCTGCCGGTGACCAAGGGGCTGCCTGCTCGTCGACGGCCGCCGCCGAAGACTTGAGGTGCTATCCTAATCCAGTGCACCCGGACTTCCGCCTGTGGGACCTCCCGCCGGTACCCGCCGTTTCTCCGTTTGAGCCTGACCTTTACATGGATGCCGTCAAGTTCCTCCGCTACAACGTGGTCTTCCTGACGTTCACGCGGACGCCCCCTCCAAGCGTGGCGGCGTTGCTCTTGCGGGCCAGTTCGCTGCGGCTTCAGACGCTCTACCTGACCCTGTTGGTTTGCGGGAAAGAAGAAGATCTGGAGTCGACGAGGAAAGACAGCATAGAGGCTCTGAAGGCCCTGGGTGTCACGCAGCCCAAAGTCTACCTGGTCAGCCCCTCCGCCCTGGAGGCTTTGGACTTCCCTGCCCTGCTGGAAGACCTGGCTAAAGACCTCCCAGAGATCAG GTGGTACGCTCTCCTGATGGCGCTCCCTACATTGACCGCCGCCCTGGTGACCCAAAAGAAGGAGGCCTTTGGAGCCCTGGCGTGGGTGGCGGCCTCTCTGTCCGCCGGCATTTCAGCTGTCCCGGTCCCCTTGGTGGCCTCAGCGGTGGACTCGAGCCTGGCCGTGCGGGTCCTGTGCAAAGCGCAGGCCTCGCTCTGTCTGGACGACGCGTCCGTGGAGCGTCTGGCCCGGCGGCGAGGCCGGGAACCGGCGCGTCTCAAAGCCCTGCGGGTGTGCCCGCTCTCGGCCCAGGTCACCAAGGCGGAGGTAAGGAGGCGACTGGCGGCGGCGACT GCGGAGAAGGACTGCTCCGCGCTGTCCTCCAGGCTGGTGCAGATGGCCATGCCCAGACACGCTCGCTCGGCCGGACGCTCCTTCGCCGCCATGCTGCACGCCTTGAACGGCGCCATTGCCGACATGGCCGCAGACGCCGAGAACGTTTTGGCCTCGGCTTTGGCTTag